From one Streptomyces sp. R41 genomic stretch:
- a CDS encoding ABC transporter ATP-binding protein, which yields MIRFEQVTKRYPDGTTAVDGLSFEVAEGELVTLVGPSGCGKTTTMMMVNRLIEPTSGRIFVNGEDIATVDPVLLRRRIGYVIQQVGLFPHRTVLDNTATVPTLVGWKKAKARARAAELLDLVGLDPKTYGSRYPEQLSGGQRQRVGVARALAADPPVLLMDEPFGAVDPVVREQLQDEFLRMQEAVRKTVLLVTHDIEEAVRLGDRIAVYGQGRIEQFDTPGAVLGTPATPYVAEFVGADRGLKRLSVTAIEVDDLEQPPIARLDEPAAQAAGRLDAEGARWAVVLDADGDLHGWVGVDELAAGGTVGDLAHRMNSWVPVGSPLKQAFGVMLQHDAGWVAVLEGARFLGVLTPAKLHEALRRSVDADALGVSRGQVDFDSVADA from the coding sequence ATGATCCGGTTCGAGCAGGTCACCAAGCGCTACCCGGACGGCACGACCGCCGTGGACGGCCTCTCCTTCGAGGTTGCCGAGGGCGAACTCGTCACGCTCGTCGGCCCGTCGGGCTGCGGCAAGACGACGACCATGATGATGGTGAACCGGCTGATCGAGCCGACGTCGGGCCGGATCTTCGTGAACGGCGAGGACATCGCCACGGTCGACCCCGTGCTGCTGCGGCGGCGCATCGGATACGTCATCCAGCAGGTCGGACTGTTCCCGCACCGGACGGTGCTCGACAACACGGCGACCGTGCCGACGCTGGTCGGCTGGAAGAAGGCGAAGGCGCGGGCGCGCGCCGCCGAGCTGCTCGATCTGGTGGGCCTGGACCCGAAGACCTACGGATCGCGCTATCCGGAGCAGCTTTCGGGCGGTCAGCGTCAGCGGGTCGGCGTGGCGCGGGCGCTCGCCGCCGACCCGCCCGTGCTGCTGATGGACGAGCCGTTCGGGGCCGTCGACCCGGTGGTGCGGGAGCAGTTGCAGGACGAGTTCCTGCGGATGCAGGAGGCCGTGCGCAAGACGGTGCTGCTGGTCACGCACGACATCGAGGAGGCGGTGCGGCTCGGCGACCGGATCGCGGTGTACGGGCAGGGGCGCATCGAGCAGTTCGACACGCCCGGGGCGGTCCTCGGCACGCCCGCCACGCCGTACGTCGCCGAGTTCGTGGGCGCCGACCGCGGCCTGAAGCGGCTGTCGGTCACCGCGATCGAGGTCGACGACCTGGAGCAGCCGCCGATCGCGCGCCTGGACGAGCCCGCCGCGCAGGCCGCCGGGCGGCTGGACGCCGAGGGCGCCCGCTGGGCCGTCGTGCTCGACGCCGATGGCGATCTGCACGGGTGGGTCGGCGTCGACGAACTCGCGGCGGGCGGTACGGTCGGCGACCTCGCCCACCGCATGAACTCCTGGGTTCCGGTGGGCTCCCCGCTGAAGCAGGCCTTCGGTGTGATGCTCCAGCACGACGCGGGCTGGGTCGCCGTGCTGGAGGGGGCGCGCTTCCTCGGCGTACTGACCCCGGCGAAGCTGCACGAGGCGCTGCGGCGCTCGGTGGACGCGGACGCCCTCGGCGTGTCGCGGGGTCAGGTGGACTTCGACTCCGTGGCGGACGCCTGA
- a CDS encoding family 78 glycoside hydrolase catalytic domain, with translation MAGGIGTGGSAWAAPASDRTSLTGLTVEHRTSPLGVDTDKPRFAWRMASPARGRRQTAYRILVATSPERLTRARSDVWNSGRVESPDSVAVRYDGNPLRASTRYFWTVSVWDEDGRAVTGAPPAHFETGLRSTDGVSGWDGAKWISMAGKAPNSAGAPLLRRQTALKGRVREARLYISALGVYDAYVNGLRVSVPQGEGSTYELLTPGWTNYDTTVNYMTYDVTELVARERRVTLAAVLGNGWYNSRISEAATGIPGLDDSKYYAKDGNPLALKAKLLIRYADGSTQTLVTEPGGGWKATDAGPYRKDDIYDGQTYDARRELPGWSANGFDDSDWAEVEEHGFGAKFPDAKLVAYPGETARLMEQWDRRPESVTVYNQVAGESTSPNGKGHIVVDPDRSVTDPKQAAKAAVTLRTGDTAVFDLGQNMVGVPRYTLKGPAGAEVVFRFGEMLNDDSEGADGPKGSVYLANLRTAKATSTYTLKGAKDGETHQDSLTFYGFRYVQVTIASPDTTVTVSAVTGKVATSAIRDTGTVTTDNAPVNQLFSNVRWGQRGNYLWVPTDCPQRDERQGWTGDTQVFCNTGLYNGDAVNFLSHFQDTLIESQKTYGVDGAQFTCIAPGSRFAFPAPESGWSDVGVILPWTVWQMSGDTSVIDRSWSAMAKYIDWIHGKSGDSYAGQGSVFGDWLAFQNTSSQLMSDVYYGHSTRLMADMARATGRDTEARAYDELFANIKRKFVAKYLGTDSSGSLVLRSSLGKASEVGGAAPTEDNSQTALLWALKLGLYDTQVQRRELLRLLAENIGNDAAYKSAHPDSTRVQYAENTLSVGFLGVNVLAPVLTDEGRDDLAYKLLHQDELPSWLFSVKNGATTVWERWNSYSKADGFGPVEMNSFNHYAYGAVVEWMYEGVAGIAKDPAHPGFKHFFLQPHLDPTGKITQVTGSHESPYGEIVSEWSVKGTTMTYRAVVPSNSTATLRIPATDPSTVREGRTPLARVPGVECQGFVDGVAVYRLPSGAYELTSALA, from the coding sequence ATGGCCGGAGGAATCGGCACCGGAGGCTCGGCATGGGCCGCGCCGGCCTCCGACCGCACCTCCCTGACGGGGCTGACGGTGGAACACCGCACGAGCCCACTCGGCGTGGACACGGACAAGCCACGCTTCGCCTGGCGCATGGCGTCCCCAGCCCGTGGCCGGCGCCAGACGGCCTATCGGATCCTGGTGGCCACCTCGCCCGAGCGACTCACCCGTGCCCGCTCGGACGTGTGGAACAGCGGCCGCGTCGAGTCACCGGACTCGGTGGCGGTGCGCTACGACGGCAATCCGCTGCGCGCCTCGACGCGCTACTTCTGGACCGTGAGCGTGTGGGACGAGGACGGCCGCGCCGTCACCGGCGCGCCGCCCGCCCATTTCGAGACCGGTCTGCGCAGCACCGACGGCGTGTCGGGCTGGGACGGCGCGAAGTGGATCAGCATGGCGGGCAAGGCTCCGAACAGCGCGGGGGCGCCGCTGCTGCGACGGCAGACCGCGCTCAAGGGGCGGGTCCGCGAGGCCCGGCTCTACATATCGGCCCTGGGCGTCTACGACGCCTATGTCAACGGCCTCCGGGTCTCGGTGCCGCAGGGCGAGGGCAGCACGTATGAGCTGCTCACCCCGGGCTGGACCAACTACGACACCACCGTCAACTACATGACGTACGACGTCACGGAACTGGTCGCGCGGGAGCGGCGGGTGACGCTCGCGGCGGTGCTCGGCAACGGCTGGTACAACTCCCGGATCAGCGAGGCGGCGACGGGCATCCCGGGACTGGACGACAGCAAGTACTACGCGAAGGACGGCAACCCTCTCGCCCTCAAGGCCAAGCTGCTGATCCGGTACGCCGACGGGTCCACCCAGACCCTGGTGACCGAGCCCGGCGGCGGATGGAAGGCCACGGACGCCGGCCCGTACCGGAAGGACGACATCTACGACGGGCAGACGTACGACGCCCGCAGGGAACTTCCCGGCTGGTCGGCGAACGGCTTCGACGACTCCGACTGGGCGGAGGTGGAGGAGCACGGCTTCGGCGCGAAGTTCCCCGACGCGAAGCTCGTCGCCTACCCCGGCGAGACAGCCCGGCTGATGGAGCAGTGGGACCGGCGCCCTGAGTCCGTCACCGTCTACAACCAGGTGGCCGGCGAGTCCACCAGCCCGAACGGCAAGGGCCACATCGTCGTCGACCCCGACCGGTCGGTCACCGATCCGAAGCAGGCGGCGAAGGCGGCCGTGACCCTGCGCACCGGGGACACCGCGGTCTTCGACCTGGGGCAGAACATGGTCGGCGTCCCCCGCTACACCCTGAAGGGCCCCGCGGGGGCCGAAGTCGTGTTCCGCTTCGGTGAGATGCTCAACGACGACAGCGAAGGCGCCGACGGACCGAAGGGCTCGGTCTACCTGGCCAACCTGCGCACCGCCAAGGCGACCAGCACCTACACCCTCAAGGGCGCGAAGGACGGCGAGACCCACCAGGACTCGCTGACCTTCTACGGCTTCCGCTACGTCCAGGTGACCATCGCCAGCCCGGACACCACCGTCACGGTCTCCGCTGTCACGGGCAAGGTCGCCACCTCCGCGATCCGTGACACCGGCACGGTGACGACCGACAACGCGCCGGTCAACCAGCTGTTCAGCAACGTCCGTTGGGGCCAGCGCGGCAACTACCTGTGGGTGCCCACCGACTGCCCGCAGCGCGACGAGCGCCAGGGCTGGACCGGTGACACCCAGGTGTTCTGCAACACCGGCCTCTACAACGGCGACGCGGTCAACTTCCTCAGCCACTTCCAGGACACCCTGATCGAGTCGCAGAAGACTTACGGCGTCGACGGTGCCCAGTTCACCTGTATCGCGCCCGGTTCCCGGTTCGCCTTCCCGGCCCCGGAGAGCGGCTGGTCCGACGTGGGCGTGATCCTGCCGTGGACCGTCTGGCAGATGTCCGGCGACACCAGTGTCATCGACCGCAGCTGGTCGGCCATGGCCAAGTACATCGACTGGATCCACGGCAAGTCGGGCGACTCGTACGCGGGTCAGGGCTCGGTGTTCGGCGACTGGCTGGCCTTCCAGAACACCAGCTCCCAGCTCATGAGCGATGTCTACTACGGTCACTCGACCCGCCTCATGGCCGACATGGCCCGTGCCACCGGACGAGACACCGAGGCCCGCGCGTACGACGAGCTCTTCGCGAACATCAAGCGCAAGTTCGTCGCCAAGTACCTCGGCACCGACTCCTCGGGCAGCCTCGTCCTCCGCTCCAGCCTCGGCAAGGCGTCGGAGGTGGGCGGCGCCGCTCCCACCGAGGACAACTCCCAGACCGCGCTGCTGTGGGCCCTGAAACTCGGCCTGTACGACACGCAGGTACAACGTCGCGAACTCCTGAGGCTGCTCGCGGAGAACATCGGGAACGACGCGGCCTACAAGAGCGCCCACCCGGACAGCACCCGCGTGCAGTACGCGGAGAACACGCTGTCCGTGGGCTTCCTTGGGGTGAACGTCCTCGCCCCTGTGCTGACCGACGAAGGCCGCGACGACCTGGCGTACAAGCTGCTCCATCAGGACGAGTTGCCCTCATGGCTGTTCTCGGTGAAGAACGGTGCCACCACCGTCTGGGAGCGCTGGAACTCGTACTCGAAGGCGGACGGCTTCGGCCCGGTCGAGATGAACTCCTTCAACCATTACGCCTACGGCGCCGTCGTCGAATGGATGTACGAGGGCGTGGCCGGTATCGCCAAGGACCCGGCCCACCCCGGGTTCAAGCACTTCTTCCTCCAGCCGCACCTCGACCCCACCGGGAAGATCACGCAGGTGACCGGCTCGCATGAGTCACCGTACGGAGAGATCGTCAGCGAGTGGTCGGTGAAGGGGACGACGATGACCTACCGGGCCGTGGTCCCGTCCAACAGCACGGCGACCCTGCGCATCCCCGCCACCGACCCCTCCACCGTCCGTGAAGGCAGGACGCCCCTGGCGCGGGTGCCCGGAGTCGAGTGCCAGGGCTTCGTGGACGGCGTGGCCGTCTACCGGCTGCCGTCCGGGGCCTACGAGCTGACTTCCGCCCTGGCCTGA
- a CDS encoding lactate utilization protein C: protein MSSRDVILGRVRRAIADVRQDDTPYEQAVDRSYLREHGARSVAETVDLLAENLADYRAVVHRCQAGELAATIAGLLTERGAETVVAPVGLDEAWLAATDATRVPDRLGSTPHELDAVDSVVTACAVAIAETGTIVLDGGPDQGRRRITLVPDHHICVVRVPDQVVSSVPQALERLDPARPLTWISGPSATSDIELDRVEGVHGPRTLEVVLVSDQARAEVSS from the coding sequence GTGAGCAGCAGGGATGTGATCCTGGGCCGGGTACGGCGCGCGATCGCGGACGTACGACAGGACGACACGCCTTACGAGCAGGCCGTTGACCGGAGTTATCTGCGCGAGCACGGCGCTCGGAGTGTCGCAGAGACGGTGGATCTGCTCGCCGAGAATCTGGCGGACTATCGGGCGGTCGTGCACCGTTGCCAGGCCGGCGAGTTGGCGGCGACGATCGCCGGGCTGCTCACCGAGCGCGGCGCGGAGACGGTGGTCGCACCGGTGGGGCTGGACGAGGCCTGGCTGGCGGCGACCGATGCGACGCGTGTCCCGGACCGGCTCGGCAGTACGCCGCACGAGCTGGACGCGGTCGACAGCGTGGTCACCGCGTGCGCGGTGGCCATCGCAGAGACCGGCACCATCGTCCTGGACGGTGGCCCCGACCAGGGCCGCCGCCGCATCACCCTCGTCCCCGACCACCACATCTGTGTCGTACGCGTCCCGGATCAGGTCGTCTCCTCGGTCCCCCAGGCCCTGGAGCGCCTCGACCCGGCCCGCCCGCTGACGTGGATCTCCGGTCCTTCCGCGACCAGTGACATCGAGCTGGACCGGGTCGAAGGGGTGCACGGTCCACGCACCCTGGAGGTGGTGCTGGTGAGCGATCAGGCCAGGGCGGAAGTCAGCTCGTAG
- a CDS encoding LutB/LldF family L-lactate oxidation iron-sulfur protein, whose protein sequence is MSGTFVGMPAFPEAAHEAVHNATLRGNLRHATHTIRSKRAKAVAEVSDWAALREAGKQIKDHTLRHLHRYLVQLEESVTAAGGTVHWAADADEANRIVAELVKMTGESEVVKVKSMATQEIGLNEALEAEGIRAYETDLAELIVQLGKDRPSHILVPAIHRNRGEIRDIFAREMSEWGRPAPEGLTDTPSELAEAARLHLREKFLRAKVGISGANFMVAETGTLVVVESEGNGRMCLTLPETLISVVGIEKIVPTWQDLEVFLQTLPRSSTAERMNPYTSTWTGTTDEDGPQTFHLVLLDNGRTDTLADEVGRQALRCIRCSACLNVCPVYERAGGHAYGSVYPGPIGAILSPQLRGIQSEIDASLPYASSLCGACYEVCPVAIDIPEVLVHLRERVVEGGLTTRDGNKVVLKPAKGHAAERAAMRAARWAFSHPGALRTGQRLASRTRRFHPRTLPGPGKAWSASRDLPAVPAEPFRDWWQRTQGGKADSK, encoded by the coding sequence ATGAGCGGGACCTTCGTCGGGATGCCGGCCTTCCCCGAGGCCGCGCACGAAGCCGTGCACAACGCCACCCTGCGCGGCAATCTGCGCCACGCCACCCACACGATCCGCAGCAAGCGCGCCAAGGCGGTCGCCGAGGTGTCCGACTGGGCCGCGCTGCGCGAGGCGGGCAAGCAGATCAAGGACCACACACTCCGTCATCTCCACCGCTACCTCGTGCAGTTGGAGGAGTCGGTCACCGCAGCGGGCGGCACCGTGCACTGGGCCGCCGACGCCGACGAGGCCAACCGGATCGTCGCGGAGCTGGTCAAAATGACGGGCGAGAGCGAGGTCGTCAAGGTCAAGTCGATGGCCACGCAGGAGATCGGGCTCAACGAAGCCCTCGAAGCGGAGGGCATCCGCGCCTACGAGACCGATCTCGCCGAACTCATCGTCCAGTTGGGCAAGGACCGGCCATCGCACATCCTCGTCCCGGCGATCCACCGCAACCGCGGCGAGATCCGGGACATCTTCGCCCGTGAGATGAGCGAGTGGGGCCGCCCGGCCCCCGAGGGCCTGACCGACACGCCCTCCGAGCTGGCCGAGGCCGCCCGGCTGCACCTGCGGGAGAAGTTCCTGCGCGCCAAGGTCGGCATCTCCGGCGCCAACTTCATGGTCGCCGAGACCGGCACGCTGGTCGTCGTCGAGTCGGAGGGCAACGGCCGGATGTGCCTGACGCTCCCCGAGACCCTGATCTCGGTCGTCGGCATCGAGAAGATCGTGCCGACGTGGCAGGACCTGGAGGTGTTCCTCCAGACCCTCCCGCGCTCGTCGACGGCCGAGCGCATGAACCCGTACACCTCGACATGGACCGGCACCACGGACGAGGACGGCCCCCAGACCTTCCACCTGGTCCTCCTCGACAACGGCCGCACCGACACGCTCGCCGACGAGGTCGGCCGCCAGGCGCTGCGCTGCATCCGCTGCTCGGCGTGTCTCAACGTCTGCCCTGTGTACGAGCGGGCGGGCGGCCACGCGTACGGCTCGGTCTACCCGGGCCCGATCGGCGCCATCCTCAGCCCCCAACTCCGAGGCATACAGAGCGAGATCGACGCCTCCCTCCCGTACGCCTCCTCGCTGTGCGGCGCCTGCTACGAGGTCTGCCCGGTCGCCATCGACATCCCGGAAGTCCTCGTCCATCTGCGGGAACGGGTCGTCGAGGGCGGTCTGACGACGCGGGACGGCAACAAGGTCGTCCTCAAGCCCGCGAAGGGGCATGCCGCCGAGCGGGCGGCGATGCGCGCGGCGCGCTGGGCGTTCAGTCACCCCGGCGCGCTGCGCACCGGCCAGCGGCTCGCGTCGCGGACGCGCCGCTTCCATCCGCGGACGCTGCCGGGCCCCGGCAAGGCGTGGAGTGCGAGCCGTGATCTGCCGGCGGTGCCCGCGGAGCCGTTCCGCGACTGGTGGCAGCGTACGCAGGGCGGAAAGGCGGACTCGAAGTGA
- a CDS encoding (Fe-S)-binding protein, with protein sequence MRVALFLTCVNDTLYPDTGRAVVKLLTRLGVDVDFPMGQTCCGQAHYNTGYRHEAEPLARHFSDVFGEYEAIVTPSGSCGAMVRELYPRMGERARAEGRGDTLARTLAPVVPKTYELTEFLVDVLGVTDVGAYYPHTVTYHPTCHGLRSLGLGDRPRRLLQAVKGLELRELPGADECCGFGGTFAVKNADVSAAMGADKVRNAESTGADVLCAADNSCLMHIGGTMGRLNTGMRPVHIAEILASTEEEPLT encoded by the coding sequence ATGCGTGTCGCTCTGTTCCTGACCTGTGTCAACGACACGCTGTATCCGGACACCGGCCGCGCCGTGGTGAAACTGCTGACCAGGCTGGGCGTGGACGTCGATTTCCCGATGGGTCAGACGTGTTGCGGGCAAGCCCACTACAACACCGGGTATCGCCATGAGGCCGAGCCGCTCGCCCGGCATTTCTCCGATGTATTCGGGGAGTACGAGGCGATCGTGACGCCGTCCGGATCGTGCGGGGCGATGGTGCGGGAGCTGTATCCGCGGATGGGTGAGCGGGCGCGCGCCGAGGGGCGTGGCGACACGCTGGCCAGGACACTGGCTCCGGTCGTACCGAAGACGTACGAGCTCACCGAGTTCCTGGTGGACGTGCTCGGCGTGACCGATGTCGGCGCGTACTACCCGCACACGGTGACCTACCACCCCACCTGCCACGGCCTGCGCAGCCTCGGCCTGGGCGACCGGCCGCGCCGGCTGCTCCAGGCCGTCAAGGGACTCGAGCTGCGCGAGCTGCCCGGCGCCGACGAGTGCTGCGGCTTCGGCGGCACCTTCGCCGTCAAGAACGCCGATGTCTCCGCGGCGATGGGCGCCGACAAGGTGCGCAACGCCGAGTCGACCGGCGCCGATGTGCTGTGCGCCGCCGACAACTCCTGCCTGATGCACATCGGCGGCACGATGGGCCGCCTCAACACGGGCATGCGGCCGGTCCACATCGCGGAGATCCTGGCGAGCACGGAAGAGGAGCCGCTGACATGA
- a CDS encoding rhamnulokinase family protein: MKSYAAVDLGASSGRVMVGRVGPDTLELAEAHRFPNRPVRVPEGLRWDILALYAGVLDGLRAAGQVDSVGIDSWAVDYGLLDADGTLLGNPVHYRDARTEGVAEKVWATVPAAELYAATGLQYAPFNTLYQLTAARSTRQLASAERLLLIPDLLTYWLTCEAGTELTNASTTQLIDPRTRDWSYDVAERLGIDLKLFAPLRRPGDPAGLLQPRVLEETGLTGPVPVTTVGSHDTASAVAAVPATGERFAYICTGTWSLAGLELDAPVLTEASRAANFTNELGLDGTVRYLRNIMGLWLLQECVREWGHPDLGDLLSAAAEVAPLRSVVDAGDAVFLAPGRMPDRIADACRESGQPVPESPAEVTRCILDSLALAHRRAIGAAQSLADHPVDVVHIVGGGTRNALLCQLTADACGLPVVAGPAEAAALGNVLVQARTHGLVGDRTSMRRLLARTQPLKRYEPRGDTAAWRAAEDRLTRA, encoded by the coding sequence GTGAAGTCGTACGCCGCGGTCGACCTCGGCGCGTCCAGCGGACGCGTCATGGTCGGCCGCGTCGGCCCCGACACCCTGGAACTCGCCGAGGCGCACCGCTTCCCGAACCGGCCGGTCCGGGTCCCCGAGGGTCTGCGCTGGGACATCCTCGCGCTGTACGCGGGCGTCCTCGACGGTCTGCGCGCGGCCGGGCAGGTCGACTCGGTCGGCATCGACAGCTGGGCCGTGGACTACGGTCTGCTGGACGCGGACGGGACGCTGCTCGGCAACCCGGTGCACTATCGGGACGCGCGTACGGAGGGCGTCGCGGAGAAGGTGTGGGCGACTGTGCCCGCCGCCGAGCTGTACGCGGCGACCGGGCTGCAGTACGCGCCGTTCAACACGCTGTACCAGTTGACGGCGGCCCGCTCGACGCGTCAACTCGCCTCTGCCGAACGGCTGTTGCTCATCCCCGATCTGCTGACGTACTGGCTCACGTGTGAGGCGGGCACCGAGCTCACCAACGCCTCGACCACCCAGTTGATCGACCCGCGCACCCGCGACTGGTCGTACGACGTGGCCGAGCGGCTCGGCATCGACCTGAAGCTGTTCGCGCCGCTGCGCCGTCCCGGCGACCCGGCGGGGCTGCTCCAGCCGCGCGTGCTGGAGGAGACCGGGCTCACCGGCCCGGTCCCGGTGACCACGGTCGGTTCGCACGACACCGCCTCGGCGGTGGCCGCCGTGCCCGCCACCGGGGAACGGTTCGCGTACATCTGCACCGGCACCTGGTCCCTGGCCGGGCTGGAGCTGGACGCGCCCGTGCTCACCGAGGCGAGCCGGGCGGCCAACTTCACCAATGAGCTGGGCCTGGACGGCACGGTCCGCTATCTGCGCAACATCATGGGCCTGTGGCTGCTCCAGGAGTGCGTACGCGAATGGGGGCACCCCGACCTGGGAGATCTCCTGTCTGCCGCCGCCGAGGTGGCGCCACTGCGGTCCGTCGTGGACGCGGGCGACGCCGTGTTCCTGGCGCCGGGCCGGATGCCCGACCGGATCGCCGACGCCTGCCGGGAGTCGGGGCAGCCGGTGCCCGAGTCACCCGCCGAGGTCACACGCTGCATCCTCGACTCCCTCGCGCTCGCCCACCGCCGGGCGATCGGCGCGGCCCAGTCCCTCGCCGACCACCCGGTCGACGTCGTGCACATCGTCGGCGGCGGCACCCGCAACGCCCTGCTGTGCCAGCTGACCGCCGACGCCTGCGGCCTGCCGGTCGTGGCGGGCCCCGCGGAGGCCGCCGCGCTCGGCAACGTCCTCGTCCAGGCCCGGACGCACGGCCTGGTGGGCGACCGTACGTCGATGCGGCGACTCCTCGCTCGCACGCAGCCGTTGAAGCGATACGAGCCTCGGGGTGACACGGCGGCGTGGCGCGCCGCCGAGGACCGGCTCACCCGTGCGTGA
- a CDS encoding bifunctional aldolase/short-chain dehydrogenase, producing the protein MAPHPEAAALLARSRRLGADPRNTNYAGGNTSAKGSDTDPVTGGDVELMWVKGSGGDLGTLTEAGLAVLRLNRLRALVDVYPGVEREDEMVAAFDYCLHGKGGAAPSIDTAMHGLVDAPHVDHLHPDSGIALACAADGEKLTAECFGDSVVWVPWRRPGFQLGLDIAAVKESNPQAIGCVLGGHGITAWGATAEECERNSLHIIRTAEAFLAERGKAEPFGPVVEGYEALSEADRRERAAALAPYIRAIASQDRPQVGHFTDTDVVLDFLARAEHPRLAALGTSCPDHFLRTKVRPLVLDLPPATGLDEAIARLKELHAEYREEYAAYYQRHALPDSPAMRGADPAIVLVPGVGMFSFGKDKQTARVAGEFYVNAINVMRGAEAVSTYAPIEESEKFRIEYWALEEAKLQRMPKPKPLATRVALVTGAGSGIGKAIAERLAAEGACVVVADLNADGAADVASALGGPDKAVAVTVDVTSEEQIAEAFKAALLAFGGVDLVVNNAGISISKPLLETSVRDWDLQHDIMARGSFLVSREAARVMIAQGLGGDVVYIASKNAVFAGPNNIAYSATKADQAHQVRLLAAELGEHGIRVNGVNPDGVVRGSGIFAGGWGAQRAATYGIEEEKLGEFYAQRTILKREVLPEHVANAVFALTGGDLTHTTGLHVPVDAGVAAAFLR; encoded by the coding sequence ATGGCACCCCATCCCGAAGCCGCCGCCCTCCTCGCCCGGTCGCGCCGGCTCGGCGCCGATCCGCGGAACACGAACTACGCGGGCGGAAACACGTCCGCGAAGGGCTCCGACACCGATCCCGTGACAGGTGGTGACGTCGAGCTGATGTGGGTCAAGGGCTCGGGCGGTGATCTGGGCACGTTGACCGAGGCCGGTCTGGCCGTTCTGCGGCTAAACCGGCTGCGCGCGCTCGTCGACGTCTACCCGGGCGTCGAGCGCGAGGACGAGATGGTCGCCGCGTTCGACTACTGCCTGCACGGCAAGGGCGGCGCGGCCCCCTCGATCGACACGGCGATGCACGGGCTGGTGGACGCGCCGCACGTCGACCACCTTCACCCCGACTCCGGGATCGCGCTCGCCTGCGCGGCCGACGGGGAGAAGCTGACCGCCGAGTGTTTCGGGGACAGCGTGGTGTGGGTGCCCTGGCGCCGGCCCGGTTTCCAGCTCGGCCTGGACATCGCGGCGGTCAAGGAGTCCAACCCGCAGGCGATCGGCTGCGTCCTCGGCGGGCACGGCATCACCGCCTGGGGCGCCACGGCCGAGGAGTGCGAGCGCAACTCGCTGCACATCATCCGCACCGCCGAGGCCTTCCTCGCCGAGCGCGGGAAGGCGGAGCCGTTCGGGCCGGTCGTCGAGGGGTACGAAGCGCTGTCCGAAGCGGACCGCCGGGAGCGGGCCGCGGCTCTGGCGCCGTACATCCGGGCGATCGCCTCCCAGGACCGCCCGCAGGTCGGACACTTCACCGACACCGACGTCGTCCTGGACTTCCTCGCCCGCGCCGAGCACCCGCGTCTCGCGGCGCTCGGCACCTCCTGCCCGGACCACTTCCTGCGGACGAAGGTCAGGCCGCTCGTCCTCGATCTGCCGCCGGCCACCGGCCTGGACGAGGCGATCGCCCGGCTGAAGGAGCTGCACGCCGAGTACCGCGAGGAGTACGCCGCCTACTACCAGCGGCATGCCCTGCCCGACTCCCCCGCGATGCGCGGCGCGGACCCGGCGATCGTGCTCGTGCCCGGTGTCGGCATGTTCTCCTTCGGCAAGGACAAGCAGACCGCGCGCGTGGCGGGCGAGTTCTACGTCAACGCCATCAACGTGATGCGCGGTGCCGAGGCCGTCTCGACATACGCGCCGATCGAGGAGTCGGAGAAGTTCCGCATCGAGTACTGGGCTCTTGAGGAGGCCAAGCTCCAGCGGATGCCGAAGCCCAAGCCGCTCGCGACGCGGGTCGCGCTGGTGACGGGCGCCGGCAGCGGCATCGGCAAGGCGATCGCCGAGCGACTGGCTGCCGAGGGCGCGTGCGTGGTGGTCGCGGACCTCAATGCGGACGGCGCGGCGGACGTCGCCTCGGCGCTTGGCGGTCCCGACAAGGCCGTGGCCGTCACCGTCGACGTGACGTCCGAGGAGCAGATCGCCGAGGCGTTCAAGGCGGCGCTACTCGCGTTCGGCGGGGTCGACCTGGTGGTCAACAACGCCGGTATCTCCATCTCCAAGCCGCTGCTGGAGACCTCGGTCCGCGACTGGGATCTCCAGCACGACATCATGGCCCGCGGCTCCTTCCTCGTCTCGCGCGAGGCGGCCAGGGTGATGATCGCGCAGGGGCTGGGCGGGGACGTCGTCTACATCGCGTCCAAGAACGCGGTCTTCGCCGGTCCCAACAACATCGCGTACTCCGCGACCAAGGCCGACCAGGCCCACCAAGTGCGCCTGCTGGCCGCCGAGTTGGGCGAGCACGGGATCCGGGTCAACGGCGTCAACCCCGACGGGGTGGTCCGCGGCTCGGGGATCTTCGCGGGCGGCTGGGGCGCGCAGCGGGCGGCGACGTACGGCATCGAGGAGGAGAAGCTGGGCGAGTTCTACGCCCAGCGGACGATCCTGAAGCGGGAGGTGCTGCCCGAGCACGTGGCGAACGCGGTGTTCGCCCTGACGGGTGGAGACTTGACGCACACCACGGGGTTGCACGTCCCGGTCGACGCCGGCGTCGCCGCCGCGTTCCTTCGGTGA